Below is a genomic region from Phacochoerus africanus isolate WHEZ1 chromosome X, ROS_Pafr_v1, whole genome shotgun sequence.
TGTGACTTTCCTGCTGTCCTCACATGGCCCTCCCTGTCTCACCAGACACAGTCACTCCATCTTCTCTGATCCTCTTTCAGTCACAAAGCCCATTAGGATTATACTGGAGCCTCCTAGGTCATCTCCAGTCTCAGCACGCTTATGAATACATACCTTCCAAGTCCCCTTTTCCAGGTAAAACAACATATCAACACGTTCCAGGCATGGGGTGAGGACATATTGGATGGTCCGTTATTTGCCCAAACAGAATAGACCTGCAGAAAAACGAAAGGAAACCTCACATCCTGGGACATATGCCCACGAAACACTCAGGGAATTAACATCGGAAGTCCCGCGGAGAACTTCCAGGGAGATCAGAGTCCAAAGAGGTGAGAGACCGTCCACCCCAGGGACGTACGTGCAAAAGATGACAGAGCTGCACATTCTGGAACATTCAGCAAATACCGCTAAGAGTCCTCACACTCTAAGAGTTAAATCCACAAGGATATAAAAGAACTCACTCTCTGGGACACCCCTCCCAAACCTGACATGCTACGATAGACACCCACAAAGAGGTCAGGGAGCCACATGCTAGGACCCCCTAACAGATCAGACCTCTGACTCTGGGACATCCAGAGTAGAAAAAAGCCCACatattgtttctctctctctctctctctcacacacacacacacacacacacacacacacacacacacatcagagacacacacatatatcagaGACCTCACAAACTGGGACATATAACCCCAAATAGAATAGACCTtatggggttctcttgtggctcagctggttgaggacctggcattgtcactgccacagcttgggtcactgctgtggcgtgggtttcatccctggcccagaaacttccatgtgcttcagagGCCACCAAAAAGaacagacccccccccctttttttttttttgctttttaggtctgtgcccacggcatacggaggttcccaggctagggatccaatcagagctgtagccgccggcctacaccacagccacagccacgtgggatctgaactgcgtctgcgactgacaccacagctcacggcaatgccagatccttaacccactgagtgaggccagagatagaacccgcaacctcatggttcctagtcggattcatttccactgcgctatgatgggaactccaagaacagacCCTTTTTACAAACACACCCAAGGAGGTGACCCACTCatgtgtgacacacacacaccaacagaTCTGAGAAATATAACCCAAGCCACACTAGAGACCTCCAATTCTGCAATGTGAACCAGCCAACCAACGTGGACTTGTGTGCTGGTTAACATCCCCAGATACAGACAGACACCAGGAATCCTGGGGGCGCACAGACTCAAGATCAGAGAGCTCAGATCCTGGGAGGCACACCCACAGAACACGTCTCAGAAACCAGCGACAGTCCCCAGGGGCATGGAAACACACCCATGGGAGAGCTGGCAACCTGGGACAGGTGCCTACAACGAGATcagaggcctggagttcccacgtGGTGAAATGGGGAtgggcagcgtctctgcagcacccggacgcaggtccaatccctggcctggcacaatgtgttaaggatctggcatcgccccAGCGGCTGCGTAGGTCCCAACCGTGACtcggatctgaaccctggcccttGGAGCTTCTCTATGCTGTGgggcaggcaaaaaagaaaaaaaataccagaggCCTCACATTCTGAAATAAACACCCAGCACCAGCTCAGAAAGCTCAtatctcaggggagttcccgtcgtggcttggcggaagcgaatccgactaggaaccgtgaggttgcgggttcgatccctggccttgctcagtgggttaaggatccggcattgctgtgagctgtggtgtaggttgcagacgcagctcagatctggcgtggctgtggctgtggtgtaggctggcagctgtagctctgattcgacccctagcctggcaatctccatatgccttgggtgcagcccgaagaagcaaaagaaaaaaaaaaaaaaaagaaatctcatatCCTGAATATATCTatccatatctatctatccatctagaTATTGATATCAATAGACCTTAACAGATGAGAATTTCACTTTGTGGCATATATGCcaacaaacaagtaaaaaatgtttaaaatggagttcccgttgtggctcagtgtttacgaacccgactagtatccatgaggatgtgggttcaatccctggcctcgctcggtgggttcaggatccggcattgctgtgagctgtggtgtaggctggcagctgcagctccgattcaacccctagcctgggaactttatatgccataggtgcggccctaaaaagccaaaaaagaaaaaaaaaaaaggcttaaaatatTCCCATAAAACATCAGCCATCTGACAACctggaatgaatatatatatatatatatatacacacacacacacacacacacacacacacatacacacgcacatatacaccacagctcagagaccTCCCAGTCTGGGGCACGCATGCCCAAAACATCAGAGCCCTGAAATCCTACGACGTGCATTGAGAAAGAGATCAGAGAGCTCACGTCGTGGGTGACTCCCGTCAAACACATCAAAGACTCCACACCCTTGTTCATTTCCCAGTGAAAAGATCAGGCCCTTCGTGCTATCGGACACGTAGCCGCACACGGATGAGGGAAGTCCCATCACAGCACACAGACCTGGCTTCACTCACCAGCAAACATACCAGCGACGGCACGTCCCGAGACTGAGACACACGAACCGATCGGGAAGCCTTCTCACATCCTGGGACATAAACCCAGAAACAGAGCAGGGGTTTCAAGCGCAGGGAAATGTCCCCGCAAAGGGCTCAGAATCCTTCCACCCCAACAGTTCAGAGAACTCACAGCCTGGGACCTGGACCCGACCAGGGATCAGAGAGACCTCCTCTCCTAGGATATACACCCACAAATGGCTGGGACCGCACATTCTGGGACACACACCATCAAAGCGATCGGAGACCTCGTATCTTGGTTCCAACACCCGCGCACAAATCAGAGACCTCCCACACATTCACAGAATGTGGCGCTCACGCCTGGGATGTGCGCTGAAGGCCAGAGAGAGACATGACAGCTTGGGACACTGTGATcatttctctttcccctccctcctttctttctcttttattctttcattcttcttcttcttcttcttctttttttttttttttttttttttttagggccacacttggggcatatggcaGTCCCCAgagtaggggtccaatcagagctgcagctgccggtctacaccacagccacggcaatgcaggatctgagccacatctgcaacctacaccaccgctcgcggcaatgccagatccttaacccactgagcaaggccagggatcgaacctgtgtcctcatggagattagTCAAGTTGTTAACCTcatgagccataatgagaacttccccctttctttctttctgaaaagaaGGCCccatttattccatttcttttttctttttttggctgcacccatggcacacggaagttccccagtcaaggttcgaatcctagccacagctgccaccagatccttaacccaccgtgctgggccagggatagaacctatggctccacagagacaagctggatccctaaccccctgcgCCACAGCTGGAACTTCTTATTCCATTTCTTAAAAGCGCAGGCCTTTAATCTCCTCAGgaattgctgctgtaacaaaccaCCATAATCTTATTgccataaaacaaacacaaatttgTTCTCTTACATTTCTGTGCATCAGAAGATGGCTAAGGAGTGGCCCAGGGTAAAAGTCAAGAGCTGAcctccttctggagttcctaaGGAAGAATCTAGTTactggaattcccgctgtggctcagtggttaacgaacctgactagtatcatgaggacttgagttcaatccctggccttgctccgtgggttaaggatctggtgttgccgtgagctgcagtgtaggtcactgacgcggctcggatcctgcattgctgtggctgtggtgtaggccagcagctatagctctgattggacccctagtctgggaacctccagatgctgtgagtgtcgcccttaaaaaaaaaaaagacaaaaaaaatctagttcCTACTGGCCACTTGCCTTTCCCTAGCTTGTGACCCCCCTTGTCTGTCTGCAAAGTCAGCAGGGTttcatcttcaaatctctctctctgtattcatctttccatctctctttGATCTCTGCTTCTGTCGTGAGTCACCTTTTCTGACTCTGCTTCTGTCGCTACATAGCGTTCTCCGACTCTTGCCTTCATGCCTCCCCCATGTCATGACACCTGCAATCACACGGGGCCGGCCCAGGTGATCCAGGGAATCCCAGGATGCTTAACTTAATCATACCTGCAAAGCCCCCCTTTCCAGGTAAATTAACATAATCATAGGTTCCAGGGATGAGCAAGTGGACCTCTTAGGGGGCCTGCTTTTCAGCCACCAGAGAAACACATGCACAAACAGCTCACAGACCTCACACGCTGCGTCTCACAGTTCCAATTAGATGAGACACCTCCCACCCTCTAACATACAGCCAAAAAGAACAGAGAGACACACATTTGAGAACACCtacatattactcagccataaaaaagaacacatgggGAGGACGCCAAGGTGCAACTTTCTTCGGTCGTCCCGAATCTGGGTTCATCCGACACCAGCCACCTCCACCAGGCCGAGATCAAAGTCATGTACCTGAGATGCACCAGTGGAGAAGTCAGTGCTACATCTGCCCTGGCCCCCAGGATCGGTCCCTTGGGTCTGTCTCCAAAAAAGGTTGGTGATGACATCGCCAAGGCAACTGGTGGTTGGAAGGGTCTGAGAATTACAGCGAAACTGACCATTCAGAACAGACAAGCCCAGATCGAGGTGGTACCTTCTGCCTCTGCCCTGATCATCAAAGCTCTAAAGGAGCCgccaagagacagaaagaagcgGAAAAACATTAAGCACAGTGGAAACATCACTTTTGATGAGATTGTCGACATTGCCCGACAGATGCGGCACCGCTCTTTAGCTAGAGAGCTTTCTGGAACCATTAAAGAGATCCTGGGGACTGCTCAGTCTGTGGGATGCAATGTTGATGGCCGCCACCCTCATGACATCATAGATGACATCaacagtggtgcagtggaatgcCCAGCTAGCTAAGAACTGCAAAGAAAAagatttgacaaaaaaaaaaaaccacaatcatgccatttgcagcaacatggatggaacaagagactctcatcctaagtggagtaagtcagaaagagaaagacaaataccatatgatatcacttgtacgtggaatctaatatatagcacacaggaacctctccacagaagagaaactcatggactttgagaacagactggtggttgccaagggggagagggagggagtgggatggactgggactctgGAGTtcatagaggcaaactattgcctttggaatggataagccatgagatcctgctgtgtagcactgggaactctatctggtcacttgtgatggagcctgataatgtgagaaaaaagaatgtatacatgtatgtgtgactgggtcaccttgctgtacagtagaaaattgacagagcactctaaaccagctataatggaaaaaatcaaaacaaacaaacaaaaaaagaacacctacagagttcccattgtggctcagtggttaggaaccatgaggttgtgggttcaatccctggcttcactcagtgggttaaggatctggcattgctgtgagctgtggctgcagctgcagctctgattcaacccctagcctgggaacttccatatgcccggggtgcagccctaaaaagacaaaaaaaaaaaaaaaaaagaacacctacCCCCCCACCAAATGCTCAGAGTCCTCAATTACTTGGCATTAAACTCACCAGCTgggagacacacagacacaaattGCAGACAGAAACATCTTCTTAGACATAAACCCACAAACGGGTCATAATCCACAAACTTGGACATGTAGCAGCAGACTGAATGGACCTCACACCCTTGATGAACCCACACAAAGAGATAGGGCACTCACACACTGATAAACACTCACAAACAGATCAGAGAGCTTATGCGAGAAATACCGCCAAAAAGAGATCACATCATGGTCAttcaactataaatataataaaattcattgaattatttttttcaaaaaagagaccactcagagttcccatcatggctaagtgggttacgaacccgactagtatccatgaggatgtaggttccatccctggcctcactcattgggttcaggatctggcatggctgtgactgtggcataggccagcagctgcagctccaattcagtccctagccttggaacttccatatgccataggtgtggccctaaaaaaaaaacaaaacataaaataaaataaattttaaaaatgaaagcaatcaCAGCTCTCAAATCATGCAATAtcgagttccctgatggcctagaggTGAAAAGATCtgatggtgtcactgctgtggctcgggttccctggcctgggaacttccgcagtCTGcggaggagattaaaaaaaaaaaaaaaaaaaatcggagttcccgtcgtggcgcagtggttaacgaatccgactaggaaccatgaggttgcgggttcggtccctgcccttgctccgtgggttaaggatccggcgttgccatgagctgtggcgtaggttgcagacacggcttggatcccgtgttgctgtggctctggcgtagccggtggctacagctccaattcaacccctggcctgggaacctccatatgccgcgggagcggcccaagaaatagcaacaacaacaacaacaaaaaagacaaaagacaaaagacaaaaaaaaaaaatcttgcaacaTGAAACTCCAAACAAACATCCACGAACAGATCAGAGCCCTCACTACCTGAGCTAGATTCCCACAAACAAGTCGGAGACCTCAAATCCTGCAACACATACCCACCATCAAGTCAGAGACCTCACAGGCTAGGACAGAAGACGACCTGGAGACCAATCATAGACTTGAGATCTTCCAACACCCCCCCGCCTTAAAAGGTCAGAAAGGAGTTCAgctgtggcataacaggatcGACAAgtgtctctgcaatgccaggatgcagattccaCCCCCCGGCCAGACCCAGCTTGCacctgcggcttggatctgatccctggcccgggaactccatatgccagaggggggcccaaaaaaaaaaaaaaaatcagagagctTATATTGCGGGACATCTTTCCAAACAGGTCAGAGGTTTCAAACAAAGGGAAAGGACGCCCTGAGAATTCATTAACCTCACAGCCTGAACATAGACACCTTCAGATCAGATAAATATATAGATCCAGACAAAGATACGAATACACAGACGCAGATACACACATGTATCAGCAACCAGAGCAGAAATCTCGGGAGCTTGGAAGTATCCTCCCTAAACCCCAGAGATCTGACAACTGGGAATGCACATCCTTGGGGTGAACACCCACAGAGAGTTCAGAGACCGAACACTCCCTGAGGTGGGTCGAAAGTACATGGACCAGAGAACCCAGACCTCAGGAGAACCTCCTCACGCAGATCAGAAACTTcccactctggagttcccatcgtggcgcagaggaaacgaatcggactaggaaccatgaggttgcggggttcgatccctggcctcgctcagtgggtgaaggatccggcgttaccgtgagctgtggggttggtcactgatgcggcttggatcccgcgttgctgtggctctggcgtaggccgatggctgcagctccgattggacccctatcctggggactGCCATATGCAGtggcatggtcctaaaaagacaaaagacaaaaaaagaaaaagaaacttcccACTCTGGTTCACTGGCCAGTGAAGACATCAGATAGTTGACACCATCAGATGCTACCCACAAACACATGAGGGCAGTCACATCTTGAGACACATGCCAACAAAGAGACTCCAGACATCACAACCTGGAAGTGGAGTCACAAACAGATCGGAGACCTCAAACACAAACAGTTCAGAGGCCTCGCACCATGGGACATACTCCGTCCAGTAGATCAGGGAGCTGAAATCCTGGGATAAGCATCCACGAACAGATTCGAGACCTCACACACTGCACGTGAAGCCATAAAACCCCCACAGACTTCAAACTCTGCAACATATACCCACAAACAGATCGGAAACCCCAAGCCCTGGGTCCTCTATCACAAACCAACCAGGAAGTCCACATCCTGGGATATATTCCACAAACAATGCGAAGCCCAGaggcacctgagacctacacgtAGGTCAGCGATCTCAAATCCTGCAACGCACAACGACAATCAAGTCAGAGCCCTTGCGGGTGAAGATGACACCAGAAACAGATCAGAGACCTGACATCTTGCAACACAGATCCATTAACAGATCAGACAGCTCACGTACTAAGACATTCACCAGCGAACAGATCAGAGGCCTCAAGTCAAGGGACCCACAGCCACAAAGAGCTCAGAAACCCCACACAGCCTGGACATACACACCGAAATAAATCAGAGACCTAACATCCTGGTATATGATCAAACCAATCAGAAACCTAGGAggtcccttcgtggcacagtggaaatgaatccagctagtatccataaggattcgggtttgatccctggcctcgatcagtgggttggggatccggcgttgccatgagctgcggtgtgggtcacttgcagatgtggctcggatctggtgtggcagtggctgtggtgtaggctggcagctgcagctctgatttgacccctagcctgggaacctccataggctgcgggtacagcccaaaaagcaaaagaaagaaaaagaaagaaacctcctGTATCCCCCAAACAGATCAAAGACCTCACATAGTAGAATGCACATACTAGAATGCCCCCAGTCCACTCAAACACCTCGCATCCTGGGACACGCACAGAAAATGTGTGGGGACAGAGCCCCACAAACAGCTAGAAGACGACGAGCTCTAGGACACCCGCCCACCCAAACATTCAAAGACCTCTCAACAGGGTCCATACACCCACACGTAGATGGGAGACCCCCACCAGCAGGCACACACTCATACATTGCGGTGTTCACATCTCGGGATGGGCACCAATGGCCAGATAGGGGCATCACAGCCCAGGCCACCATGCTCATTTCCCATCACCGCCGTAACAAAGCACAATCTCAGTGtcataaaacaacacaaatgtattctcTTACTTTTCCACAGGTCAGAAGCCAAAACTGGGTTTTAAAGGGCTAATCTCAAGTTGTTGGCAGAGCTGCGTTGCTCCTAGAGGCTCAAGGGAAGAAAatgtttgccttttccagtttcttttttttttttttttttgtcttggcaggggcacacccacggcatatggaggttcccagtctagtggtctaatcggagatgcagccaccggcctacaccacagccacagcaacgccagatccaagctgtgtctgcgacctacaccacagctcacggcaacgccggatccttcacccactgagcgaggtcagggatcgaacccacaacctcaatggttcctagtcagattcgttaacccctgagccatgatgggaactctgtggaacttccagggccaggggctggacctgcgccacagcagcaacccaagccatagcagtgacaaaccagatccttaacctactgagccaccagggaactccaatcgcATCTACaaaggacttctttttttaaagtatagttttgatttacaatgttatgtcaattcctgttgtacagcaaagtgactgagtcctacccatatgtatacattcttttttctttttctttttctctttttagggctgcacctgcggtatgtagaggttcctgggctaggggtcgaatcagcgctatagctgccggcctacactacagccacaggcaccccagatccgagctatgtctgtggcctacaccacagctcacagcaatgccggatccttcacccactgagcgaggccagggatcgaacctacatcctcatggatgcgaatcaggtttgtttccactgagccacggcggaaCTCTTACAAAGGCCTTTTTAACTTCTCCTAGAGATTAGGACATGGATATTTTTTGGAGACTTTTATTCCACCAACCCCAGCTATACCACCCCAAGCAATTAAAAACAtcccatcctggagttcccgtcgtggcgcagtggttaaagaatccgactaagaaccatgaggttgcgggttcggtccctggcctcgctcagtgggttaaggatccggcgttgccatgagctgtagtgtaggtcacagacgcggctcggatctggcgttgctgtggctctggtgtaggccggcggctacagctccgattggacccctagcctgggaacctccacatgctgtggaagtggccctagaaaaggcaaaatgacaaaaaaaaaaaaatcccatcctgAGATGTATAGCCACAAGCAGCTCACAGACCTCACATTCTGTGCCCTACAATCCCAAAGACATTGGAGAGCCTCCCACCCTTGGCtgtacatccaaaaaaagaagtgaggcACACGTTCTGTGTCATCCGCCCACAAACAGGGTTGGGGCCTCACAAATGGGGACATATAACCCCAAACGGAAGACCCCTCGCTTCTTGGACAAACATACACAGAGAGATCAGAAATTCAAATCATgtgacagaaaagcaaaaacagaagagAGACCTCATCTGAGAAATGTACCCACACGCAGAAGAAAGACCTCGCACCCTGAAACATACCCTGCAAAGAGATCAGAGATCTCGAGTCTGGcaacacccacccacacacaagGAAGGGATCTCACATTCTAGGAAACATGCCTTGAAGCTGACGCTACACCTGACTTCTTCACAAAGTACCCACAAAGAGTTTAGAGGGCTCCTATCTTGGGACTCAGACCCACCAAAAGATCAGAGACCTCAAGCCATGTGAAATACATTCATAATGAGCTTCACACCtcacacctaggagttcccatcgtggctcagcagaaatgaatctgactggcatccatgaggacacaggttctattctctggcctcgctcagtgggttaaggatctggcattgccgggagctgtggtgtgggtcacagatgcggctcagatcccgcattgctgtggctgcggcaaaggccggtggctacagctccgattggacccctagcctgggaacctccatatgccgtgggtgcgccctaaaaaaccaaaaaaaaaaaaaaagcctgtgaaaCATCCAAGACTTACCAACCTAGACATAACTCACACACACCTCAGAGGTCTCCCAGACAAACACACAACATCAGTGGACTGACTTCATGTCCCAGAACCTGTGGACTCACAGACAAGCCAGAGCCCACAGGTCCTGAGACAGACACCCACGAAAACCTCAGAGCCCACGATTTTAGAGGGACACACACTCTCAAACAGAGACGTCTCGCCCCTGGTTCACACGCCCACACTCAGATCAGAGACTGCCGCCATCAGAGACATGCACTCACAAACACAGTGGGGTTCACGTCCTCAGATGGACAGACAGCCAGATAGAGACAGCCCAACCCGGGacgttgtatttctttttctttttttttctttttagggctacgcctatggcatatggaagttcccaggctaggggtcgaatcagagctacagctcccggcgtacaccacagccacagcaatgccagatgtgagctgcgtctgcagcctacaccacagttcattcatggcaatgccagatcctcaacccactaagcgaggccagggatcgaacctgtatcctcatggatattagttgggtccattaccactgagccacaaggggaactccccaggacactgtatttcatttctttcttttttaccacacccacagcacataagtgttcccaggccagggactgtattggagccacagctgtgacctacaccacagctgtggcagtgctggatccttaacccactgtgtcaggccagggattgaactcgagccacggcagagacaacattggatccttaacctgctgtgccacagcgagaactcttGTGTTTCGTTTCTTATTGCTGTTCTAACAAATCACCACAATCTTAGTGTCATGAAAAACACGTATTTCTACATTATATTATATTCGTGTGGCTCAGAAACCTGAAAAtgggtctttttttgtgtgtgtatgtgtgtcttttgtctttttagggccgcacccatggcatatggaggttcccaggctaggggttgaatcagagctacagctgccgcctacaccacagccacagcaaccctggatctgcaggatctgagctgcgtctgagacctacaccacagctcacggcaaagccagatccttaacccactgagtgaggccaggaatcgaacccgcaacctcatggttcctaatcagattcgtttccactgagccacaatgggaactcctgaaaataggTCTTACAATACAACATCAGGTGTAAACAGAGCTGTCTTCCTTCTGGAGACTCCATGGAGAATccattttcttgacttttccaGTTTCTGGAGCTGCCTGCATTCTTGGTCCGTGGACCCTTCCTACATCTATAAAGCCCTAAGCGCTTCACATCCAAATCTCTccgttctcagagttcccactgtggctcagtgggttaaggacctgacatagtctctgtgaggatttgggtttcatccccagcctcgctcagtgggttaaggacccagtgttgctgccacAAGcagaagtgtaggttgcagatgtggcttggatcccacttttctgtggctgtgacacaggctagcaagctgcagcttcaattctaccccatttgctgcaggtgcggccataaaaataaaaaataataataaagaaatctcttttgcttttttttcttttgtcattttagggctgcacctgcagcatatggaggttcccaggcttaggggtcgaatcggagctacagctgccaacctacgccacagccacagcaacacaggatccgagctgcatctgtgacctacaccacagctcacagcaacactggatccttaacccactgaacggggccagggatcaaacctgaaacttcatggtttctacttggat
It encodes:
- the LOC125118187 gene encoding 60S ribosomal protein L12-like, which translates into the protein MYLRCTSGEVSATSALAPRIGPLGLSPKKVGDDIAKATGGWKGLRITAKLTIQNRQAQIEVVPSASALIIKALKEPPRDRKKRKNIKHSGNITFDEIVDIARQMRHRSLARELSGTIKEILGTAQSVGCNVDGRHPHDIIDDINSGAVECPAS